The uncultured Methanolobus sp. sequence CTGGAATACATAGCCAAGGCTGCGTTGTTGTACAGGGAGATTTATTCTCTTATGGCAATCAAAATACACAGTTCCATTGACAACTATTTTACCGCCGTTTGGTTCCAGCAAACCGGATACACATTGCAAGGCAGTGGTCTTGCCTGAGCCGGAACGTCCGAAAAATACCGCGAGCTCATCACCAACTTCAAACTGGGCATCAAGCGTGAAAATGGCTTCGATTCCCTTTTTCTTATCACTCTTTTTCCTGTAATATCTTCTTCTGAAATCGGCCTTAATTCCCACAATTCCACCTCATATCTTCCAGTTATTGATGATTTTTGCGGTTATGGCCATTGAAAGCAGAGACATTACTATCAGTATGATAACCAGTATATTGGCAAGATTGTTGTTTCCTGCCTGGAATGCACTGTAAATTGAAATAGACATTGTATTCGTTCTTCCGGGAATATTTCCGGCAAACATAAGTGTTGCACCAAATTCACCGACTGCCCTTGCAAAACTGAGGACTATTCCGGCAAGAATACCTTTTTTGGCAAGCGGGAGAGTTATAAAAAGTGCAGTATCAAGCTCTTTTCTTCCAAGGGTAAAAGCCGCATATTCGTATTCCCTGTCCACTGCTTCTATGGCTGCTGTGGTGGTTTTGACCATTAGTGGCAGAGATACGACAAAAGCTGCAATAACAGCTGCCTGCCAGGTGAATACTATTGTCCATCCTGTGAGGTTGTACAAAATGCTCCCGAGTATTCCTTTTTTTCCAAGCAGAACTACCAGAAGGTATCCTGTTACTGTAGGCGGGAGTACCAGGGGTAAGGTTACAATAATGTCGGCCAGCCATTTTCCATGAAAATCACGTCTTGCAAGTATGTATGATATTACCATGCCTATTATTGCCACAATCAATGTGGACAGACCGGCAATTTTCAGTGTGATTAACAGTGGAAATCCAATCTGGTCGAACATATCTTTTTCCTTTTAAGCTGTGAATCCGTAGGACTTAAGTATTGCCATTCCTTCATCAGATGTGACAAAGTCTACAAATGTCTGTGATTCGTCCTGATGCTCAGAGCCTGCAACTACTGCTATCGGATAACTGATTGGGGTTACAGTTGGAATAGTTGCTTTTACTTCGATGGTTCCTTCATCTGCCGTTGCTGCATCTGTGCTATATACAAATCCTGCATCAACTTCTCCTCTTTCAACGTATACGAGCACCTGCTTTACATCATCTGCAAGCAGTGTCCTGGACTCAAGTTCATCCCAGAGACCTGCTTCTTCTAGTGCTTCCACTGTGTATTTTCCAACTGGAGCGGTTTCAGGGTTTCCGATGCTTATTGTCGTAACATCATCTGACAGGAGGTCTTCTGCTTCTGTTATGCCCAGTGTGCTGTCAATAGGTGTTATCAGTACAACTGAATTTGATGCGAAGTCCTGTCTTGAATCTTCAACTATTAAGGACTGGTTGCTTAATATATTCATATGGCTCTGTGATGCTGACGCGAACACATCAATAGGTGCTCCACCTTCTATCTGCATCCTGAGTGTTCCTGATCCTGCAAAGTTGTAGTTCACGTCAATGTCAGGATTCTCATCTTCAAAAGCGTTTTCAAGTTCTGTGAATGCTTCTGTAAGACTTGCTGCTGCAGATACTGTGATGCTTGTCACTTCACCTGAACCACTATCGGTATTTACGTCAGTCTCTAAGTCTTCATTGGTGTCTGCGCAGCCGCTTACAAATACCACAAGAGTAAGAATGGCTGCAATAGCCAGAATTAGTTTTTTGTTAAGTGTCATGGGTTAATACCTTCCTGAATGCAGCCAGTCTAACTTTACGCAAATATCCATCAGCAACGCGTTATGTTCTTGGCCACACAACGCTTAACTTCCCTTTTCTTGTATAAGTAATTTTCCTGATAGTGATACTGTTAAGTTAAGGAGTATTTACAATGAATAAAAGGATTTGCTTATGGAACGATGGGTTTAAGATTAGTATTTATAAATTTCTTTTTGTTAATGAAACAAAATCAATATAAAAAGTATTAAATATGAACATAATTTATTGATATACTGGCGCATTAGATGATCGAGGAACTCAAACAACAGGCGGAGGAAGCGATATTGCTTGCTTTCTGTATTTTTACAGATACGTTAATAGTTATTTTTGCATTAGTGTGCTTTTATTTGATTGAATATATAACGCATATTTTAGGTTTTGAAAACCAGATGGTTTCATCTTTACTCCATCAGTGGGCACATCCTGCTGTTTTACTTTCGTTAGTTGCAATATCGATAATCAATATATTATACCGATTTGTACCTAGAAACAATTCTGATTCTAGATTTGAAATTGTACAAATGAATGAAGATAATGAGAATTAAAATAAAAATTTAAATAAAAACACATTATAATAAATAGATAAATTGATAAAAGAAAATGCCAATTATTATATACCAATAAATTGAATTATCGATACTTGAATTAATTTGTTAAATACATATATCAAATATAAAATGTGGATCAACATGTACTATTTAATAGACAATAAAACTGGTCATAAATACAAGCTAAGTACTTGGCAGTTAATAGGCGCAAGAGCGATTCCAGTAATATCTTTTATAATATATGGTTTGATTCTGGTTTTTATTATGGATATTTTTATAGCTCCATCTCCAGATGTAATGCTAATAGCGTTGGCATTGTTCTATGGACTGGAAGTTATGTTGTGGATTACGAATAAGGTGTCTGTTGGAAAAATAATATCTGCTTTATTGTTATTTGTTGCATGGGGTTCTATATTTGCTCAAACAATACAACATGATTTGTCAAATAAGGATGAAATGAAACATGAAATTAACGACATAAGTAGATTAACAAAGGATATCAAAGACGTTGCAAACTTGTGCAAGCCGGTTGATGATAAAAAGATGCATTGTTACTGATAATCTCTTTTTTTATTCTTCTAAATCCTCAAACTTAGTTAACCCTTTAACCTCATTCAATTTTCCCTTAATTTATCTTTCCACTTTTCATACTCCAAATAACCTTTTTCTTCCAACAATTCAACTATGATAATTTCCCATATTCTAATAGCAATTCCACTTACAAATAATTGATGCCAGCTAAAAAAAGAAACCAGCAGCACAAAAGCTGCCAATCCAAAATAATTATTCTTCAACAACAGTGACTTTGTTCATCTTGTCTCTTGCCTTGATCTTGTTGACGACATCCTGACCTTCGATTACCTGACCGAAGACAGTGTGTACGCCATCAAGGTGTGGCTGTGGGGAGTGTGTGATGAAGAACTGGCTTCCACCGGTGTTCTTACCTGCGTGTGCCATTGAAAGTGAACCGGTTCCGTGTTTGCGTGGGTTGTTCTTTGTCTCACATTTGATAGAGTATCCTGGTCCGCCGGTTCCGTCTCCTTTTGGACATCCTCCCTGGATTACAAAGTTAGGGATTACTCTGTGGAAAGTAAGCCCGTCATAAAATCCTTCCTTAATGAGCTTCTCAAAGTTTGCAACAGTCTTTGGTGCGTTCTTCTCAAACAGTTCCAGGGTAATATTTCCTTTATCAGTCTCAATGATTGCTTTCTTCATGAGTTTAACCTCTATGAAATGGGTTAATGGATGGGTAGGATTTAAGTGTTTCGTGGTGCAGCCAGGACTTTCAAAAACACTGTGCATGTACTATACTAAGTATCTTATATAATAATTAATATACATATAACACGTATACGTAGACTATCAAATTAATAAACAATCTATTTCGATCACGGTTGGTAAAAAAGGGTGAGTTTGAGGTATTTCCATGGACTATTTTAAAAAAATGATATACATATCATCTATATTTCTAATATTTTCAATATCGGCTTTAGCGCTGGATGTAGATTTTCTCACAGCCGATGTGCAAACAGATGCAGGTGATGCAATAAACGTAAGCGTGATTATCACAGACAACGGTACTCCTGTAGATAATGCACTAGTCAACTTCACGACGGATCTTGGTGTCCTCAATTCTGCTTCGGTGTATTCAAATACTTCCGGAATAGCAGAAATCTCAATAAACTCCACAGAAGCGGGGAATGCTCACATAAACGCCAGTGTTGGCAGTTTTTCCAACCAGACAAATGTATCTTTCTCGCCACTTCCTGTTTCATCTATTGTAGTCCATGCCGGTTCCTATGTGAACACCGCAGGTAATATCACCAATATCACGTTCTTACCAACCGACGTGTTTGGAAATATCAATTACAGCACACCGGTTAGCCTCAACATAGTCGTAAAAGATATCTTTGGTATCCCATTGCATGACCTGGAGATGTCAGTAGATGAATCTACGATTTCCTATCTGAATGTGAGTTCTGAAGACAGGAACGTAACATATGTTCCTGACCCAACAGAGAATTTCCTCCTGACTCTTAACTCCACAGTTGCTGATAATATTACCATTTATTCGACAGTTGGCTCCGTCACAAATACCACATACCTGAACATTGTTCCAGGTTCACCCGGGCTTATGAAGGTCATATATAACAAGGAATACACTGTGAATACCAGCTCCAACATTTCTGCAATAGTCTATGATTCATATTATAACCCCGTTGAAAATATTAACATCACTTTCTCAATAACGCCGCCTGAAGATACTGTTTATAACAGTCCCAATGTCTACAATTCAGCCAGTCTTGCATATTACAATGGTACCACTGATCCAAGTGGTATAGTTCCAAACGTATTCACAACCGACAAAAAAGCAGGTGGAAACGTTGTCACTATCAATGTTCTGAATACCACACTACAACACAATGTTACCATAACAGGCATTGCAGATGAAATTGACAATTTCTTCCTAGGCTACACGCCAAATTCCTCACTTTCAAACAATGAGGACTATTATACACTCTCAGCCAGACCAGTGGACCAATTCCTAAATCCGATTTTCCCACTTTCAACTCCTATTAAAGAACAGGTCAAATTTACAACTGACAGTGGAAGTACTGTAATTGTGCCACTGAATAGTCAGGGGAGTGCCGACACTGTCGTAGGTCCGACACCTTACATCGAATCCCTTTCAGTAACAGCAACGTATAAAAATGAATCCGGTTTCACGAATTTCACAAACAGTTCAACTCTCTATTTCACAGCTGGTCCCCTTTACTCAATGGACTTTTATGCAAACCCAAGTACGGTCCTATCCCAAGATCTTAGTGGTAATCATGAATCTGATCTGGTACTGGTTGCACTTGATGAATGGGGGCACTCTCTTCCAAATATTCATGTTCTCATCAACAACACAAACACAACAGTGGGATCATTTTCCATCGATGGATACAATGACACTGATCTAATAAACGCTACAACTGATTCCGATGGTCGTATTAATGGTTTATTCACTGGAAACTTTTCAGGTAATGCCACTATTCTGGCAAACAGTGGAAATCTTTCATTGTCTACAAACGTCAGTGTCAAAGCCGAACCTTTCCTGAGTGTCAAACTTAATGTTACTCCTTTTTCAGTAAGTTCAGGTTCCATTGTGAACATTACAACTGAAATCTCCGTAGAAGGTGAGCTACCGATTACAAGACCTGCAGCAAGTGCAATGCTTGTTCTTGACCGCTCAGGTAGTATGGACCCGGATTACTATGCAGGAAGTCCTTTGGATGTTGTTCTTGTAATTGATCGTTCCGGCAGTATGTCAGGTACGCCGATTCAGGATGCCAGAGATGCGGCAAAAGAGTTCACAGATAATCTCGTATCCAACTCAGAAGTTGGTATTGTTTCATTTGCAAGTTCAAGTAGTGTAGATAAAAGTATGACATTGCTTAATGCTTATGACAATAAAGTGTCTGTAAAGAGTGCAATAGATTCAATATCTGACGGTGGATCAACTGCTATGGGTGAAGGTATGGCAGATGCAAATGATCTTCTCATAAACTATGGTCGCTCAAGTGCCAGAAAAGTAATGATCGTTCTCACCGACGGAGAAACAAATGCCGGTGATGATCAGGATGGTGAGGGTGCCATAGCATATGCAAACTCCAATGGTGTGACTATTTATACAATAGGTCTTGGAAGCAGTCTTGATGAAGCCCTGCTGCGCCACATTGCATCAGAGACAGGCGGTACTTACTACAATGCACCGGGCAGTTCAGATCTCAGTGAGATATATGCTACGATTTCCCAGGAACTTAGTGATTACGATGTATCCGAGATAGAATATGGTGTTGAAGGTTTCACACCTTATGATTACACTTTCCATGGGTCACTTTCAATTCCATCCTCTGTGGACAACGTAACACTCAGGTTTGAAGGAGAAGATCTGGATACGGTGTTTAATGCAGGTTCCAACTACGGCGGCTCAAGTGCAGGTGAGGCTCTAGTTAAAGTAAATGGCAATAATTTTGTGTTGATTCCTTCTTCAAACACAGGTATAGATGGACAGTGGGAGGATTATGAATATGACATCTCAAGCGATGTTCAACCAGGCAGTAATACAGTTTCATTCTACGATTATTATACAGTGATCAATGGTGGTAGCTATTCTAATGCTGTACGGGATGTAGAAATAGTCTGGAACGGAAGCACAGTTCAGTCTTATTCTGATAAGGTAGACCTGGATGGTAGTGGATATGATTGTTCATTCGATCTAATGGAACCTTATGAAAATACTATCTTCATTAACGAAACCATTAATGATCTTAAAGTTCAGCTCAATTGGGATAACAGTAGCAACGATTTCTCTATTCAATTGACAAGTCCTTCTGGAGTCATTTATGGAGCATATGATAATACTACTGGTTATTATCCAGGTGACGCTTCTGAATATATATGGATTCATCCTCTGTCTTATGTATACCCTGATGACGATGGGGACACAGTAGAGACAGGTAACTGGACGGTCACTGTGACAGGAAGTTCTTCTGAAGACTTTACAATCACAACCTACATCGACAAGAAAAGTGCAACTCAATTGTCCTCACATGCTTTTATGTCAAGTTTTGATGAAACAAGAGGCGACAGTGCGGGACTTGCACTTTATAGCTATGAGGATGTGGTTTCCAGTGATACACAGACAAGTTATGTGCTTGCAAACAGTACATGGGTTGGCTATTTCACACCGGACACAGATGAGTATTATGTATTCAACGTATCCTGGGATGATTCTTCCACAGTAAATGTCTCTCTCTATGATGGTATTGATGTTCTTTCCTCATCTTCAGGTTCCAGTTACTGTGTGGTTTCATCACTGCTTTCTGCAGGAGAAACATACAACATTGACGTATCCAAAGGCGCTGGTGTCCAGGCAGATACAGAGTTTACAGTTGATGTTTCCACTACCGGGATAGACACAGTAATGACCGCTTACTATGATGATGGAAGTGGTGGTGGAACACCGAAATTCAGGACATGGGACGGCAGTGACTGGTCCTCGGAGGACTCTGCCAATTATATTGGTGCAAGGCCTTCTTATGTGGTTCTTGAATCCAGCCCCAGTAATTCGGAAATAATAATGGCAACTTCTGATGACAGTTATGATGTTAACGTTCAGGTATGGGATGGCTCTTCCTGGGGAAGTGTCAACCAGCTATCAGGCAATTTGGATTCTTATGGGCAGAAAGGTTTTGACCTGAAATATGAACAAGTTTCTGGAGATGCCATCGTAGCTTATATGGACGTGGGTAAAAATGACGGTGTACCCAGATATCGTGTATGGGATGGAAATTCATGGAGCTCCGATTCTTCAGTTTACAGTGGGAATTCAGGTTCAGGTGATGTTTGGTGGGTGAGACTGGAGGCAAATCCTGACTCAGATGAAATGGTACTTGTAACACTCGATGATGAAAGAGACATAAGAGCACAGGTTTGGGATGGTTCTTCATGGGGTAATCCTGAGTCTATAACAAATAATGCCAGAGCAACAAGTTACCAGTGCTATGATGTGGCTTATGAACAGGATTCTGGTAGAGCAATAGTTTCCTGGGCAGATATGGGAACAGGTTCTGTGAGATATAGCATATGGGACGGTTCATCCTGGAGCTCCGCAAATGATGTGTATTATCCTGATGCACGTGTTTACTGGACCAAGATGGCATCTGATCCATACTCCAATGAAATACTCATGGCAACACTGGATAATAATTATGATATTCATGTTATGGTCTGGGATGGTTCTTCCTGGTCAAATATCCAGGAAATTGAAACAAATGTCTATGAATACAGCAGAAGGTCCGTAGACCTCGCATTTGAACAGTCCAGCGGCACAGGTATTGTAGTCTGGGGTGAGTCTAATTCAGTTCCTAAATATCGCACATGGGATGGCAGCTCATGGAGTTCCGAGTCTTCAGCATCCAGCATTGGAAGTGCTTACACCCGCTGGGTACAGTTGACTCCAGACCCCTCGTCAGATGGCATTTTCCTAATGACATCAGATGGCTACAATGATCTTAATATCCAGAGGTGGGACGGTTCTTCCTGGGATATTGTTACGGAAGTTGAAACATCATCTACCAGATATTATGAATGTTTTGACATTGTTTTCAGTGATACCGATCAGGAACCTGTAACTACTCCTGTTTCATGGAATGAATGGACGGGCAGTGTAACTTCAACTTTTGATAATGATTCTCTGTCACATCTGGAAAACGCGATTGATACTATTACTGCCGATGGTCTTACAGCAATTGACGAAGGTCTTTATCTTGCTAATAACGAATTGTCATCTGCAGATGGAAACTCCACTATCGTCATTATGACAGACGGACTTGACAACGCAGGTTATCATTCATTGCTTGAAGAAGCATACAGGGCAAAGAACAACGATACTGTGATTTATACCGTAGGATTCGGTAACAGTGAATCAGAGGTTGATCCGATTCTTGAGGAGATTGCAACAATCACAGGCGGTGAATATTATTTCGCACCAAACTCCAGTGTCCTGAAAGAAATATTCCAGGGAATTGCCATGCAGATAACGAATTTCTCTGCAGGTGGTCCTGTGCTTGATATCAATGTGCCGTACAATTACATAACACCCCTGACAGTTGCAAAAGCAACCTATCAATCAGGTAGTAGCAATTCTACGACCGGTAATGAGACATTCTTTATAGCACCAACGGCACCCCCTACGGGTAATGCCGAACCTACTATTACTACGTCTAATTCGACTTCAACTCTGGAATGGCAGTTGCCAAATATGGGTGCAGGTGATAAATGGGGGATATGGTATCAGATGAAAGTTAATGGAGCAGGTTATGTGCCAATTATCATGCCGACTTCCACTATTACATATACAGATCTCAGTGGCCAGATTATTGAAATTCAAGTGAGTGGTGGTGGAAGTACCAGTCTAAGTGGTAGTATTGCAGAAATATTTGATTCTGAAATGCAGACTTTGATACTTGATATTGACAAAAATACTATCGAGATTGATAACTCTACTAATATTTACTTGGATGTGATTAATGTAAATGGCAGTAGTAGCTATGCAAACGTATATCTTTATAGTAATATTGGGTACTTTACAGATAATTATAATAGTGGAAACAATGGAAACCCTATTAATGTAACTGTTATAGGCGAGTCAGACTATGTCGATTTCACCAGCTCTATTGCCGGGAAAGTCTACATTACTGCTTATGCTTACAATCAAGGTAACTCCAATGATACAGCTGTTCTGGTAAATAGTACAACACTATATGTTAAGCCAAAAGGAAAGATTAGCATTAGCTGATCTTTTTTTTAGGTGTAATTGTGCCGTTAGAATCTCCGGTAATAACCGGAGCTTGTTCTCTTTTTTTGATATATTATTCCATTGTTCATTAATGATTATAATCAGTTCAATTGTCTGGTCTTGTCCGGGCCAGGAAAGTTGTCATAAATTCCACTGTCTGGTTGTTGCAGAAATCAATCCTGAAAAGAATCTTTGCCAGCAATACATGTGCAGCTACATTACCGTCTTATTGCAGAACAGGTTTTACCCTAATAATGATTAAAAGAAAAAAGAAGACCCGGTTCTTTCCATTAAACCGGATTTTAAACTTATGATATGTCAACATCTACGGAGTGACTGCTCATAATAAGCATTGTATCATTAATGTGCGCATGAACGCTTGATGAGGTCACATTGTCGATTGAGAAATCCATCTTATCAAGATATTCTTCCCATTTGTAAGCATGGTTGCTGTTTATAATAACACTGACATCAGTAGTTGATGAACTCATATTCATACTGCTTGAGTTATGTCTAAGATTTACAGTGGCAATTCCTTTTCCACCCATTTGTGAATTCCCATCCACAGACACAATGCCTATGTTAGTCACTTTGGTATTTTCAAATGATGTGACATATATTGGAGGTTCAGATACCATAACCGTGGCCTCACGTGGGTATTTTTTGAAAACGGCTCCCATCTCATAGGTTATTGTCTTCTCATCTTTTGAGAATACAATTTCTCCGGTCGTATAATTCCATGAGTCGCCACTGCTTGTTGTCACAGATATGGAAGAATCGTTGGTAACAGCAATTGATGAGCTTTGGAGTTTTAATTTAAGCACTTTTACAGGTGTCTGGTCAAACGCCACCCTCTCCATATTGCTCTGAAGCACAATGAAGTTCTGTTCTGCACTTTCAAATACATTTGCGTCCATATTTGTCTGCAGTGCAGGGTATCCTATTGCATAGATTACTCCCATGGACAGGGTTACAATTCCAAACAAAAGGATATATCCAAGTGTTTCGGAAACTGCTGCATTTCTTCTATCTTCTCGAGTCATAGCTGATCATATGATTTGTTGAACTACTTGTTACAGTACCTTCGATTGACATGGTATTACCAATTCCGGCGATTGTAACTCTTACTTTCTTTCCCGAATCCGATGAGACAACCTCTATT is a genomic window containing:
- the modB gene encoding molybdate ABC transporter permease subunit; this encodes MFDQIGFPLLITLKIAGLSTLIVAIIGMVISYILARRDFHGKWLADIIVTLPLVLPPTVTGYLLVVLLGKKGILGSILYNLTGWTIVFTWQAAVIAAFVVSLPLMVKTTTAAIEAVDREYEYAAFTLGRKELDTALFITLPLAKKGILAGIVLSFARAVGEFGATLMFAGNIPGRTNTMSISIYSAFQAGNNNLANILVIILIVMSLLSMAITAKIINNWKI
- the modA gene encoding molybdate ABC transporter substrate-binding protein — protein: MTLNKKLILAIAAILTLVVFVSGCADTNEDLETDVNTDSGSGEVTSITVSAAASLTEAFTELENAFEDENPDIDVNYNFAGSGTLRMQIEGGAPIDVFASASQSHMNILSNQSLIVEDSRQDFASNSVVLITPIDSTLGITEAEDLLSDDVTTISIGNPETAPVGKYTVEALEEAGLWDELESRTLLADDVKQVLVYVERGEVDAGFVYSTDAATADEGTIEVKATIPTVTPISYPIAVVAGSEHQDESQTFVDFVTSDEGMAILKSYGFTA
- a CDS encoding peptidylprolyl isomerase, which gives rise to MKKAIIETDKGNITLELFEKNAPKTVANFEKLIKEGFYDGLTFHRVIPNFVIQGGCPKGDGTGGPGYSIKCETKNNPRKHGTGSLSMAHAGKNTGGSQFFITHSPQPHLDGVHTVFGQVIEGQDVVNKIKARDKMNKVTVVEE
- a CDS encoding VWA domain-containing protein, with the translated sequence MDYFKKMIYISSIFLIFSISALALDVDFLTADVQTDAGDAINVSVIITDNGTPVDNALVNFTTDLGVLNSASVYSNTSGIAEISINSTEAGNAHINASVGSFSNQTNVSFSPLPVSSIVVHAGSYVNTAGNITNITFLPTDVFGNINYSTPVSLNIVVKDIFGIPLHDLEMSVDESTISYLNVSSEDRNVTYVPDPTENFLLTLNSTVADNITIYSTVGSVTNTTYLNIVPGSPGLMKVIYNKEYTVNTSSNISAIVYDSYYNPVENINITFSITPPEDTVYNSPNVYNSASLAYYNGTTDPSGIVPNVFTTDKKAGGNVVTINVLNTTLQHNVTITGIADEIDNFFLGYTPNSSLSNNEDYYTLSARPVDQFLNPIFPLSTPIKEQVKFTTDSGSTVIVPLNSQGSADTVVGPTPYIESLSVTATYKNESGFTNFTNSSTLYFTAGPLYSMDFYANPSTVLSQDLSGNHESDLVLVALDEWGHSLPNIHVLINNTNTTVGSFSIDGYNDTDLINATTDSDGRINGLFTGNFSGNATILANSGNLSLSTNVSVKAEPFLSVKLNVTPFSVSSGSIVNITTEISVEGELPITRPAASAMLVLDRSGSMDPDYYAGSPLDVVLVIDRSGSMSGTPIQDARDAAKEFTDNLVSNSEVGIVSFASSSSVDKSMTLLNAYDNKVSVKSAIDSISDGGSTAMGEGMADANDLLINYGRSSARKVMIVLTDGETNAGDDQDGEGAIAYANSNGVTIYTIGLGSSLDEALLRHIASETGGTYYNAPGSSDLSEIYATISQELSDYDVSEIEYGVEGFTPYDYTFHGSLSIPSSVDNVTLRFEGEDLDTVFNAGSNYGGSSAGEALVKVNGNNFVLIPSSNTGIDGQWEDYEYDISSDVQPGSNTVSFYDYYTVINGGSYSNAVRDVEIVWNGSTVQSYSDKVDLDGSGYDCSFDLMEPYENTIFINETINDLKVQLNWDNSSNDFSIQLTSPSGVIYGAYDNTTGYYPGDASEYIWIHPLSYVYPDDDGDTVETGNWTVTVTGSSSEDFTITTYIDKKSATQLSSHAFMSSFDETRGDSAGLALYSYEDVVSSDTQTSYVLANSTWVGYFTPDTDEYYVFNVSWDDSSTVNVSLYDGIDVLSSSSGSSYCVVSSLLSAGETYNIDVSKGAGVQADTEFTVDVSTTGIDTVMTAYYDDGSGGGTPKFRTWDGSDWSSEDSANYIGARPSYVVLESSPSNSEIIMATSDDSYDVNVQVWDGSSWGSVNQLSGNLDSYGQKGFDLKYEQVSGDAIVAYMDVGKNDGVPRYRVWDGNSWSSDSSVYSGNSGSGDVWWVRLEANPDSDEMVLVTLDDERDIRAQVWDGSSWGNPESITNNARATSYQCYDVAYEQDSGRAIVSWADMGTGSVRYSIWDGSSWSSANDVYYPDARVYWTKMASDPYSNEILMATLDNNYDIHVMVWDGSSWSNIQEIETNVYEYSRRSVDLAFEQSSGTGIVVWGESNSVPKYRTWDGSSWSSESSASSIGSAYTRWVQLTPDPSSDGIFLMTSDGYNDLNIQRWDGSSWDIVTEVETSSTRYYECFDIVFSDTDQEPVTTPVSWNEWTGSVTSTFDNDSLSHLENAIDTITADGLTAIDEGLYLANNELSSADGNSTIVIMTDGLDNAGYHSLLEEAYRAKNNDTVIYTVGFGNSESEVDPILEEIATITGGEYYFAPNSSVLKEIFQGIAMQITNFSAGGPVLDINVPYNYITPLTVAKATYQSGSSNSTTGNETFFIAPTAPPTGNAEPTITTSNSTSTLEWQLPNMGAGDKWGIWYQMKVNGAGYVPIIMPTSTITYTDLSGQIIEIQVSGGGSTSLSGSIAEIFDSEMQTLILDIDKNTIEIDNSTNIYLDVINVNGSSSYANVYLYSNIGYFTDNYNSGNNGNPINVTVIGESDYVDFTSSIAGKVYITAYAYNQGNSNDTAVLVNSTTLYVKPKGKISIS